Proteins encoded within one genomic window of Pseudomonadales bacterium:
- a CDS encoding nucleotide-binding protein — protein sequence MDISQAKGLLTAAGLAITSEQRLNNDTGWQLRLANGGIVNIFDTGNFNVQGKCQPEIKAALGAPVVSTAATTAGTPVVAGGNKKVFVVYGHDETARNHLEAMLRRWGLEPLILDQLPSEGQTIIEKLEKYTAEIHFAVVLATPDDEGHRAGRDDEKAYRARQNVVLELGMLLSRLGRSRVAILLKQQANMERPSDIQGLIYIPFKDDLQKEAGTLLAKEMAAQGYHIDVAKL from the coding sequence GTGGACATTAGTCAAGCAAAGGGATTGCTTACCGCTGCTGGCCTTGCGATTACATCTGAACAGCGATTGAACAACGACACGGGTTGGCAGCTTAGGCTCGCGAATGGCGGTATCGTCAATATCTTCGACACAGGCAATTTCAATGTTCAAGGTAAGTGCCAGCCTGAAATCAAAGCCGCTCTAGGCGCACCAGTTGTTTCCACCGCCGCAACAACAGCAGGCACCCCTGTTGTGGCAGGTGGGAACAAAAAGGTATTTGTGGTTTATGGCCACGACGAAACTGCACGGAACCATCTTGAGGCTATGTTGCGTCGTTGGGGGCTTGAACCATTAATCCTTGATCAACTCCCATCTGAAGGACAAACAATCATCGAGAAGCTGGAAAAGTACACAGCAGAAATTCACTTTGCTGTGGTCCTTGCAACGCCTGACGACGAAGGCCATCGCGCAGGCCGTGACGACGAGAAAGCATACCGGGCCCGTCAAAATGTTGTTCTTGAACTGGGCATGCTTCTGTCGCGGTTAGGCCGAAGTCGAGTGGCCATCCTTCTCAAACAACAAGCCAATATGGAACGGCCTTCAGATATCCAAGGCTTGATATACATCCCATTCAAGGACGACCTTCAGAAAGAAGCAGGCACTCTACTCGCTAAAGAAATGGCAGCCCAGGGGTATCACATTGATGTTGCCAAGCTGTAA
- a CDS encoding integron integrase produces MSNVVVHPKTIVDHASGGASKPKLLDEVRAHIQRLNYSIRTEDAYVDWVRRFVLFHDKRHPREMGAAEIEAFLTHLAVVGKVSASTQNQAKSALLFLYRAVLNVDLPWLGDIASARQGKRLPVVLTVAEVQATLARVTGTTGLMVRLLYGSGLRLMECARLRVKDVDFGQMQIVVRDGKGDKDRVTMLPRSLVEPLQAHLERVKALHESDIEAGYGEVYLPHALDRKYPRAGREWGWQYVFPSTRRSVDPRSGAIRRHHADEKVLQRAMKRAVREAGIVKPATPHTLRHSFATHLLQAGYDIRTVQELLGHTHVETTMLYTHVLNRGGRGVVSPLD; encoded by the coding sequence ATGTCAAACGTGGTAGTACACCCCAAAACGATTGTCGACCACGCCTCCGGCGGGGCATCCAAGCCGAAGCTGCTGGATGAGGTACGCGCCCACATCCAGCGGTTGAACTACAGCATCCGCACCGAGGATGCGTACGTCGATTGGGTACGCCGGTTCGTGCTGTTTCACGACAAACGCCACCCGCGGGAGATGGGTGCAGCCGAAATCGAGGCGTTTCTGACCCACCTCGCGGTGGTGGGCAAGGTGTCGGCGTCCACCCAGAACCAGGCCAAGAGCGCGCTGCTGTTTCTTTATCGGGCTGTATTGAATGTCGACTTGCCGTGGCTGGGCGACATCGCATCGGCCCGGCAGGGCAAGCGCTTGCCGGTGGTGCTGACAGTGGCCGAAGTACAGGCGACGCTGGCGCGGGTAACCGGCACGACCGGCCTGATGGTGCGGCTCTTGTACGGCAGCGGGCTGCGGTTGATGGAGTGCGCGCGGCTGCGGGTGAAGGATGTGGATTTCGGACAGATGCAGATCGTGGTGCGCGATGGCAAGGGCGACAAGGACCGCGTGACAATGCTGCCGCGATCCCTGGTGGAACCTCTGCAAGCGCATCTGGAGCGCGTGAAGGCGCTGCACGAGAGCGATATCGAAGCGGGCTACGGCGAGGTATACCTGCCCCATGCGCTCGATCGCAAATACCCCCGGGCCGGCCGGGAATGGGGCTGGCAGTATGTGTTTCCGTCCACCAGGCGGTCGGTCGATCCCCGCTCCGGGGCCATCCGGCGTCACCATGCGGATGAAAAAGTACTGCAGCGGGCGATGAAGCGAGCCGTGCGCGAGGCCGGCATCGTCAAACCCGCCACCCCGCACACGCTGCGCCACAGCTTCGCCACGCACTTGTTACAGGCCGGCTATGACATCCGCACCGTGCAGGAGCTGCTCGGTCACACCCACGTAGAAACCACGATGCTCTACACCCACGTCCTGAATCGGGGTGGGCGAGGAGTGGTCAGTCCGCTCGACTGA